The Chordicoccus furentiruminis DNA window CCTCCACCTTCGCGAACCGGCGGATCTTGAGGTTCTCGCTGATCACGGCGATCTCCGCGACCAGAGCCTCCTCCACGGTCTTGGAAGCGTCAAACTTCCAGGGCTCAGCCATAAAAGCATCGAGATCCTTTGCACTGCTCGCAAGGGCCTGCTGGGCAACTTCGTCCACATATGCCTTGAATTTCTCGTTCTGGGCGACAAAGTCGGTCTCGGAGTTCACCTCGACGACCGCGGCCGTCTTTCCGTCCTCGGAGACAATGCCTTCGCAGAGACCTTCCGCGGCGACGCGGCCTGCCTTCTTCGCCGCCTTGGCCATTCCGTTCTCGCGGAGATAGTCCATCGCCTTGTCCATATCGCCGTCCGTCGCGACCAGCGCCTTCTTGCAGTCCATCATGCCGGCGCCGCTCATCTCGCGCAGTTCCTTCACCTGTGCAGCCGTAATAGCCATCTTTATCTGTATCCTCCTTTGCATGGAACGGACGGATGAAGCGTTTCCGTATCGTCCGTCCGCACAAGAATGATCTTCAGTTACTCGGCGTCCTTCGCGTCCTCATCCGGATACGCCACATACCCTTCCGCCGGAACGTCGGAGGCATCAGCCTCCATCTGGCCCTGGTTCGCTTCCACGACCGCGTCCGCCATTCTGGAGACAATGAGCTTAACCGCACGGATCGCGTCGTCGTTGCCCGGGATCACGTATGTCAGCTCCTCCGGATCGCAGTTGGTGTCGCAGATACCGATCAGCGGAATATGAAGAGCGTGAGCTTCCTGCACGCAGATACGTTCCTTCTTCGGGTCGACCACAAAGATTGCGTCCGGAAGCTTCTTCATCTCGCGGATACCGCCGAGATTCTTCTCCAGCTTCTCGTGCTCTTTCTTCAGATTGAGCACTTCCTTCTTCGGCAGGACATCAAAGGTGCCGTTCTCGGCCATCTCCTCGATTTCCTTCATTCTCTTGATCCGGCTCTGGATCGTGCGGAAGTTGGTCAGCATACCGCCAAGCCATCTCTCATTGACATAATACATGCCGCAGCGGGTCGCCTCGGTGCGGATCGCATCCTGCGCCTGCTTCTTCGTTCCGACGAAAAGAATCTTTCCGCCCTTGGCCGCAATGTCGCCCACCGCGTTGTAGGCATCATCGATCATACCGACCGTCTTCTGGAGGTCGATGATGTAGATGCCGTTGCGCTCCGTGTAAATGTACGGCTTCATTTTCGGATTCCATCTTCTGGTCTGATGACCGAAATGGACGCCGGCTTCGAGCAGCTGCTTCATGGAAATCACACTCATTGTACTTCTCCTTGTTCTGTGGTTTTTCTTCCATATGTTTCCCTCCGACAGACCGCTCCCGCGACTTTCACGGGATTTCTGGGGCACCATGCCGGAATCCACATATGTGCTTATTTCGCAACTTCGTTATTCTACCATGCCGCCTGTCACGGCGTCAAGACCGGACAGCAGACGCTTTTTGATCCGTCACACGCATTCAGACCACGTTCGGCCGTCCGTTCTCACCGAACAGATGAATCGAGATCACCGCCGTCAGAACCATAAACGCGAAGAGCATAAGCCCGGAGGCCGCCGGGTCCATATTCGGAAGGAACATCGGGCCGAAGACGGAAAACGCATTGTTCGCGATATGAGCCGTCACGGATGAGCGAAGCGTCCCGAAATGCTCATAGATCAGAGCCAGCACCATACCGAACAGCGCCGCATAGACGCCCTGCGTGAGATTGCCGTGCGCGATCCCGAAGCAGATTCCGCTCAGGACGGCGGCCCACCCGACGCCGAGGCAGTCCCGGATCCGTCTGTAAATCAGTCCCCGGAACAGCAGTTCTTCCATGACAGGGCCGATGATCACCAGAACCAGCACCTGCGCAGCCAGCCCCGACGACCCGAAAATCTGCTCGATCGTACGGTAGGAATCATCCTCGACACGGATCATGCTGGTGAAGAAGCCGATCGTCTCGCTGACGCAGATGGAGTAGACTGCCACCTCAAGAAGGCGGGGCAGCGGGAAGGAGCGGCGGATCGGAATCCGGAAATTCTCTCCCCGGGCTCTCCTTCTCCGTTCATCCCCTCTCAGCAGAAGGAAGAAGACCGGAATCAGAACCGCGTCCGCCAGTCCCGTAATCCAGAGTCCGTTCGCCAGATAAGCCTCCTGATAACCGATCCCGTGCCGCGATACCGCGATGACAGCCGCGGCCGCCATCGCGATCAGATAGCTGACACACTCATCCAGCAGAAGCGGATAGATCACGCGCCAGATCCGGAACAGAACAGACCCGTCTCCTGTCAGTGTGACGCCGGTTCTGCGTGCGTCTTTTCTCCTCCCTGTAACGGGATCCGTGAAGCAGCACCAATCCCCGCTGTCTCCCGGAACCGATGCTTCGCTCACTTCCGCCTCGCCGGCTGCGCGTGTCCCGCCCGCTGTCCTCTCTCCTCCGGATGGGGTCTCCGCCCTGGCCTGACCGATAAGCACATTCACAATTTCCTGAGGCGTATCCACGATGCAGTCGGGCCATGCCTTTTCCAGCTCTGCCCGGCTCCCGTAGCCGTACGTGACGCCGATCGACGCAATCCCCGCCTGTCCCGCGCCATCAATGTCATAGCTCCGGTCCCCGACGATGACAACTTCATCCCGATGCTCCGACATGCCCAGCCGCCTGAGGGCCTCTTCGATGACATCCGCCTTCTTCGTCCGGCCTCCGTTCATCTCACTGCCGACCACCTCCGTGAAATACCCTTCGATTCCGAAATACCTCAGGATTTCCCTGCAGAAATGCTCCGGCTTTGAAGAGGCAAGAGCCAGTGTGAAATGCTGCTGTCTGAGAGCCGACAGCATCGGCGCGATCCCGTCATAGAGCCTGTTTTCAAAGATCCCTTTCGCAGTATAGCGTTCACGGTACGCCGCTACGGCCCGGTCCGCCTCCGCCCCGTTCAGATGCGCATATTCCATGAACATCTCCTTCAGAGGAGGCCCCACGAAGACACGGAGTTCTTCAGGATGCTCCGTCTCGATCGAAAACTCCTTCTTCAGCGCGTAGGCCACGCAGTTGATAATCCCTTCGCCGGAATCCGTAAGCGTTCCGTCGAGATCAAACAGTACCGTATTCCACATATCGCAAGCCTTCCTTTGTCTCCGTCCGCACGGCAGTTTCACTTTCTTGTGCGTCAGCCCGCCGCCGCTTCCGTTCCGCTTCCGGTGTCCGCCGTCTGATCCGTCTTTCCCGCGCCGCCGGAAGCGAACCACGCATCAATGCCGTTCGCCAGTCCTGTCACAGTCTGACTCTGGCCCGCCGCACTGATCAGAAACTGCTCGTCCTCCGCGTTGGAAAGATAGCCGAGCACAATCGTCGTCACCGGAACCTCCGCCCAGTTCATCTCGGTGAGGCCGTCACCGTCCGCTGTCCCCAGAGACGGACGGCCGGTCTGGGAGACAAGTGCGCCAAGCAGGTCCTCCGCCAGCGCCTGGCTTGAAGAAACCAGACTGTTCGAGAGCGATGGGCTCTCATAGGTCGGTTCGATAGCCTGAATGCCGCTTAGAGATGTGTCCTCACTGCTCTCAGAAGTGATGTGAACCAGGATATCCGCTCCGGACAGAAAAGCCGTCCGCGTACGCTGCTTCTCGCTCAGCTCCGCGTCATTCGATTCTCTCGTCATCACGACCGTATAACCTCTCCGCTGCAGCTCTTCCCGCAGCTTCAGCGCAATCTGCAGATTGATCTCATACCCGTATGTTCCGGTCGCTGCGCCCTGTGCGCCCACCGTCATCTGCTGTGATCGCTCGTCAAGGCCCGGCCCGATGGCCTCCGTCTCCGTCATCTCCGAAGCCTGATGAGCCGGATCGAGACAGACGACCCGGCTCGCGCCGCCCTTCTTCGCGCCCCGGACAGCCGAGGCGTAACGGCTGACATCCGGAACGGCCGCTGAAATCAGGCCCTTCAGAATCTCCGCGTTCTTCTGGTTTGCCGCCTTCGTCTGTTCGCTCAGCATCTGTCCGGTCCGGGCCGCCTCATCGGGATCCGTGCCGTCTGATGTTTCTTCGGAAGCCGGCCTGCTGTCCGACGCAGAAGCACTGTTCTCCGCATCCGAACGTCCGTTCAGGGCGTCCGCCGTTCCCGGTCCCCCTTCCGTTGTCGAAGCGGCCGTCTCCGTATTCTTCCGGGTCCGAAGCTGCCTGCTGAAACGATACCCATAGCCGGCGAGAACGACGATTCCCGCAAGGATCAGCACGGCGATCAGCTTCAGGACGATTCTGGATCTCCTGTTCCGCATGTTCCGTCCTCACATATGATCCGGCGCTTCAAAGCCGAGAATCCGGATGCTCCTCTCCAGTACGCGCTTCGTGACATCCAGCAGGGCAATATACGAAGCACGCTTCGCGTCATCCGGTTCGGCAAGGATCTTCGTCTCATGGTAGAACCGGTTGAAATCGTTGGAAAGCTGATAAATATAGCTGCAGATCCTGTGCGGCGCCAGTTCCTCATAAGCCTCCCGGATCATCGCTCCGAAATCGGTAAGATCCAGCATCAGCGCCTTGGTCACCTTGTCATCCGGCGGCAGAATCAGGGAATCGTCAGCCGGCTGCATGCCTTCCTTTTCCGCTTTTTCGAGAATCGACTTGATACGGACGATCGTATAGAGGATATACGGGCCCGTATTTCCCTCAAACGACGTAAATTTATCGACATCGAAGACATAGTCCTTGGATGCCTGATTCGAGAGATCTCCGTACTTGACGGCGGCGAGAGCAACCTGCTCCGCGGTCCTGTCCGCATCTTCCGTACGGACGTTGCGGTTCTCCTTTATCTTCTCCTTCATTTTCTCCTCAATCTCGTCGAGGAGAGAGGAAAGCCGCATCACGCCGCCTTCCCTCGTCTTGAAGGGCTTGCCGTCCTTTCCGTTCATCGTCCCGAATCCCACATGGACAAGCTGCGTGTCCTCTCCGACAATGCCCGCCTTCCGGACGGTCCGGAACACCTGGACGAAGTGCATGCTCTGACGCTTGTCCACCACATAGATAATTTCATCCGGATGAAACAGCTTCATCCGTTCCACGATTGTCGCGATATCGGTCGTGCTGTAAAGAGAAGCGCCGTCCGATTTCAGTACGATGCAGGGGGGAACTTTCCTGCGGTCGGTCGGCTCCTCTACGTCAACGACCAGCGCGCCCTGATCGTAGTGCGCGATGCCGCGGGTCTTCAGATCTTCTATCATCGCCGGGATATACGGCTGCGCATCGGACTCGGACTTCCAGAGGTCGAAAGACACGTTCAGCCTTGCGTAATTTCGCTTCAGATCTGCTACCGAAAGATCCAGAATCGTCTTCCAGAGCGCGCGGTATCCGGGACGGCCTTCCTGAAGCTCATGGGTTGCCTCAAGCGCTTCCTCTCTGTAGGAGTCGTCCTCCTTCGACTTGGCGGAAGCGAAAGGATAAATTTCCTCCAGATCCGAGATGGTGAACGGCGCCTCCTCCGGATACTCCGCCGCTCCCTCCGAAAAATACGGAAACTCGGGATGTCTGCGGCGCATCTCCGTGATGATGAGTCCCATCTGAAGACCCCAGTCTCCCAGATGCACGTCAGCCAGCACTTCATCCCCGACCGCCCGGCAGAGGCGCTTCAGACACTCGCCGATCACCGCCGAACGAAGATGTCCCACATGCAGCGGCTTTGCCACGTTCGGTCCGCCGTAATCGAGAACGATCTTCTTCGGCTTTTCCACCTTCTGAATCGCCAGATCCGGATCAGCCGCCATTTCCTTCAGATAATCCGCAAGAAAGGCCGGCGCCACCCGGAGATTCAGGAATCCGGGCTTCACCACCTCCGCCGTAAACGGCCTCTCGGCGCAATCCGTCAAGGCGGCCACCACATCCTCCGCGATCAGAAACGGCGCCTTATGGTAGGTCTTCGCCGCAGCGAGCGCGCCGTTGCACTGATATTCCCCCAGATCCGGCCTGTCGGAAACCATTACATGTCCGAGCGTCCGGTCATAGCCGGCCCTTTCAAACGCGTCCCCCATCGCTTCATCAAGAATATCCGTCAGTTTGTTCATCAGAATCGTCCTCTCTCAGTCAGTTCGGTTTCAGTATTGCAGAAAGATGTTTCGCATCTGTGATCTCGATCCCGAGAAGTTCCGCCGCATCCCGGATCCCGTCGGCCAGCGCGACGCCGGAGCCTCTCACAAGGATCATCCTGACGGGCCGCTCGAAGAAGCGGTCCGCGTCACAGGCAAAGCGGTAAAGACGCTCCGGCCCGGCCTTTTCATCGAGAAGTCCGATGATCACGGGCAGGCATCGGTGAATACCGGTCACATAGGTATAGTGTCTGAGCGTCAGATCGTGATAAGCCGCCGTCCGTCCGAATCCGCGGACAAATGCCGCGATCAGAAAAAGGCTCAGAACCGGCATCCGTTCAATATGAAGGAAAAGCCGCAGCGTCAGCGCCGAAGGAAAACGCAGGTGGATGACCCCGCCGCGCCGCTCGAACCGCTCCACAATTCCCTCGCACTCCAGCTCCTCCAGAATTTCATCCCGGATTCCCAGCTCTCTGGCGTCAAGCACGAAATCCACGCGTCCGCGGCTCTGTCCGACCGGCGACTCCGCCAGCCTCATCGCCACATCCCGCCAGTGAGAGGGCTGCTCGCTGTAGAGTCTC harbors:
- the rpsB gene encoding 30S ribosomal protein S2, whose translation is MSVISMKQLLEAGVHFGHQTRRWNPKMKPYIYTERNGIYIIDLQKTVGMIDDAYNAVGDIAAKGGKILFVGTKKQAQDAIRTEATRCGMYYVNERWLGGMLTNFRTIQSRIKRMKEIEEMAENGTFDVLPKKEVLNLKKEHEKLEKNLGGIREMKKLPDAIFVVDPKKERICVQEAHALHIPLIGICDTNCDPEELTYVIPGNDDAIRAVKLIVSRMADAVVEANQGQMEADASDVPAEGYVAYPDEDAKDAE
- a CDS encoding HAD hydrolase-like protein encodes the protein MWNTVLFDLDGTLTDSGEGIINCVAYALKKEFSIETEHPEELRVFVGPPLKEMFMEYAHLNGAEADRAVAAYRERYTAKGIFENRLYDGIAPMLSALRQQHFTLALASSKPEHFCREILRYFGIEGYFTEVVGSEMNGGRTKKADVIEEALRRLGMSEHRDEVVIVGDRSYDIDGAGQAGIASIGVTYGYGSRAELEKAWPDCIVDTPQEIVNVLIGQARAETPSGGERTAGGTRAAGEAEVSEASVPGDSGDWCCFTDPVTGRRKDARRTGVTLTGDGSVLFRIWRVIYPLLLDECVSYLIAMAAAAVIAVSRHGIGYQEAYLANGLWITGLADAVLIPVFFLLLRGDERRRRARGENFRIPIRRSFPLPRLLEVAVYSICVSETIGFFTSMIRVEDDSYRTIEQIFGSSGLAAQVLVLVIIGPVMEELLFRGLIYRRIRDCLGVGWAAVLSGICFGIAHGNLTQGVYAALFGMVLALIYEHFGTLRSSVTAHIANNAFSVFGPMFLPNMDPAASGLMLFAFMVLTAVISIHLFGENGRPNVV
- a CDS encoding N-acetylmuramoyl-L-alanine amidase family protein, with product MRNRRSRIVLKLIAVLILAGIVVLAGYGYRFSRQLRTRKNTETAASTTEGGPGTADALNGRSDAENSASASDSRPASEETSDGTDPDEAARTGQMLSEQTKAANQKNAEILKGLISAAVPDVSRYASAVRGAKKGGASRVVCLDPAHQASEMTETEAIGPGLDERSQQMTVGAQGAATGTYGYEINLQIALKLREELQRRGYTVVMTRESNDAELSEKQRTRTAFLSGADILVHITSESSEDTSLSGIQAIEPTYESPSLSNSLVSSSQALAEDLLGALVSQTGRPSLGTADGDGLTEMNWAEVPVTTIVLGYLSNAEDEQFLISAAGQSQTVTGLANGIDAWFASGGAGKTDQTADTGSGTEAAAG
- the argS gene encoding arginine--tRNA ligase, which gives rise to MNKLTDILDEAMGDAFERAGYDRTLGHVMVSDRPDLGEYQCNGALAAAKTYHKAPFLIAEDVVAALTDCAERPFTAEVVKPGFLNLRVAPAFLADYLKEMAADPDLAIQKVEKPKKIVLDYGGPNVAKPLHVGHLRSAVIGECLKRLCRAVGDEVLADVHLGDWGLQMGLIITEMRRRHPEFPYFSEGAAEYPEEAPFTISDLEEIYPFASAKSKEDDSYREEALEATHELQEGRPGYRALWKTILDLSVADLKRNYARLNVSFDLWKSESDAQPYIPAMIEDLKTRGIAHYDQGALVVDVEEPTDRRKVPPCIVLKSDGASLYSTTDIATIVERMKLFHPDEIIYVVDKRQSMHFVQVFRTVRKAGIVGEDTQLVHVGFGTMNGKDGKPFKTREGGVMRLSSLLDEIEEKMKEKIKENRNVRTEDADRTAEQVALAAVKYGDLSNQASKDYVFDVDKFTSFEGNTGPYILYTIVRIKSILEKAEKEGMQPADDSLILPPDDKVTKALMLDLTDFGAMIREAYEELAPHRICSYIYQLSNDFNRFYHETKILAEPDDAKRASYIALLDVTKRVLERSIRILGFEAPDHM